One segment of Echeneis naucrates chromosome 15, fEcheNa1.1, whole genome shotgun sequence DNA contains the following:
- the col9a1b gene encoding collagen, type IX, alpha 1b isoform X3 — MAPAPSFRGPLLLLLLQLVLFCSAQRSDGPSGPPGPAGVPGIDGIAGERGADGEDGPPGPDGDAGKPGSSGLPGIPGNDGLTGPVGDPGPDGLLGQKGEPGKPGPRGAAGVGPDGPPGPPGPGGLPGEVGKVGPPGAMGVRGPQGPRGPTGPRGAAGMLGSTDLCPNSCPPGTSGHPGLPGMKGHKGVKGEAGEPGKQGHKGEEGEQGGQGEVGAQGPTGPQGIRGAMGMMGPKGELGARGTDGVPGPQGVPGATGDQGQRGVMGEPGPKGEMGVQGTRGITGLPGPKGEAGLPGVDGREGIPGMPGSKGSVGKPGVPGEVGLQGLPGLPGSPGPKGFSGPKGDSGQPGIAGTMGPAGKTGERGEPGEVGPVGPIGEAGGIGEQGPSGPSGKPGARGHKGDLGLPGLPGPPGIPGVKGERGDRGEAGTKGEQGGQGDEGSPGDKGDVGEPGESGPKGDSGNPGESGKRGPEGSRGQPGIEGPSGTPGPRGMQGNRGPPGVRGSQGPAGKEPSDQHIKQVCMRVMQEQLAQLAASLRRPESGVAGLPGKPGPPGPPGPPGDNGFPGQAGTRGLPGLKGPPGLLGSKGPKGDMGDRGARGTTSRGPKGQPGPPGLPGEPGKPGYGREGRDGQRGPPGVPGQPGVPGPPGAAGPNGYCDPSACNLQAGAIQSLDVKGPAGN, encoded by the exons ATGGCTCCGGCCCCCAGCTTCAGAGGGCCacttctgctcctgctgctgcagcttgtcCTCTTCTGCTCCGCTCAA AGGAGTGACGGACCCTCTGGCCCTCCTGGACCTGCAGGTGTCCCAGGAATTGACGGGATTGCT GGGGAGAGGGGAGCAGACGGCGAGGACGGCCCTCCT GGACCTGATGGAGACGCTGGCAAACCCGGATCTTCAGGATTACCTGGAATTCCTGGAAATGAT GGTTTGACCGGCCCCGTTGGAGATCCCGGGCCTGACGGTCTACTTGGACAGAAA GGTGAACCTGGGAAACCTGGACCTCGTGGGGCAGCT GGTGTCGGGCCAGATGGACCCCCC GGACCGCCTGGGCCTGGAGGACTTCCGGGTGAAGTGGGAAAGGTCGGGCCCCCT GGGGCTATGGGTGTGAGAGGTCCACAGGGCCCTCGTGGACCAACTGGACCCAGA GGTGCAGCTGGAATGCTTGGCAGCACTGATCTG TGTCCAAATTCTTGTCCACCTGGGACATCTGGACATCCTGGCCTCCCTGGCATGAAG GGACACAAAGGTGTAAAAGGAGAAGCAGGAGAACCTGGCAAACAAGGACACAAG ggtgaggagggagagcagggaggTCAGGGAGAGGTTGGAGCCCAAGGACCAACG GGCCCTCAGGGAATTCGTGGAGCCATGGGAATGATGGGCCCTAAGGGAGAGTTG GGTGCTCGAGGTACTGATGGAGTCCCGGGTCCCCAGGGTGTCCCTGGAGCAACT ggggATCAAGGCCAGAGAGGTGTGATGGGTGAGCCTGGGCCCAAAGGCGAAATG GGTGTTCAAGGAACAAGAGGAATCACAGGTCTGCCAGGTCCCAAGGGAGAGGCT GGCTTACCAGGTGTGGACGGTCGTGAGGGTATTCCTGGGATGCCGGGATCCAAG gGAAGTGTTGGGAAGCCAGGTGTTCCTGGTGAGGTTGGACTTCAGGGGCTTCCT gGTTTGCCTGGCTCACCTGGACCAAAAGGCTTCAGCGGCCCTAAG GGAGATTCTGGTCAGCCAGGCATCGCTGGGACAATGGGACCTGCAGGCAAAACA GGTGAGCGCGGAGAACCGGGGGAGGTCGGACCTGTTGGACCGATCGGTGAAGCT GGAGGCATAGGAGAGCAAGGCCCGTCAGGACCATCCGGCAAGCCAGGTGCCAGG GGACACAAAGGCGATCTTGGTCTTCCTGGTCTCCCTGGTCCTCCTGGCATTCCTGGGGTGAAAGGAGAGCGG ggaGACCGTGGAGAAGCAGGAACCAAAGGAGAGCAG ggaGGACAAGGTGATGAAGGAAGCCCTGGAGACAAGGGGGATGTT GGGGAGCCGGGAGAATCTGGGCCTAAAGGAGAT AGTGGAAATCCAGGCGAGTCTGGCAAAAGAGGTCCCGAGGGAAGTCGAGGCCAGCCTGGCATTGAGGGGCCTTCTGGCACACCTGGACCCCGGGGCATGCAGGGGAACAGGGGGCCGCCTGGAGTCCGAGGGTCCCAGGGTCCTGCG ggCAAAGAGCCAAGTGACCAACACATCAAACAAGTCTGCATGCGCGTCATGCAAG AACAGCTCGCCCAGTTAGCAGCTAGTCTGAGGAGGCCGGAGTCTGGTGTGGCTGGTTTACCCGGGAAGCCTGGACCTCCAGGGCCTCCCGGACCTCCAGGAGACAATGGTTTCCCTGGGCAGGCTGGAACAAGAGGCCTTCCAGGACTCAAAGGGCCACCAGGACTTCTTGGAAGCAAAGGACCTAAAG GCGATATGGGTGACAGAGGGGCCAGAGGGACCACATCACGAGGACCTAAAGGCCAGCCGGGACCTCCTGGACTTCCTG GTGAGCCCGGAAAACCTGGCTACGGTCGGGAGGGTCGAGATGGGCAGAGGGGACCTCCTGGCGTTCCCGGACAGCCTGGTGTGCCCGGGCCTCCAGGTGCAGCTGGTCCTAATGGCTACTGTGACCCATCAGCCTGCAACCTCCAGGCGGGGGCCATCCAGTCCCTGGACGTGAAGGGACCTGCAGGAAACTAA
- the col9a1b gene encoding collagen, type IX, alpha 1b isoform X1, translating into MGGVKRNILLYSLCCCYVIPKYLCTGLHSQTVRLSPQVGIHLAQQSMCPQINVGGDRFPGFYIMSQFHIAELARRGRVKKVIGSSPQHVAYQIGPAFNFRINTRSAYPRGLPEEFVFVAVLRMSSRNINKKWNIWQIQDVNGNEQLAIGLNGESRSLEFTFTVQGSGRQTVVFSPQVSLFNDQWHRVLLDVRRSSVTLLVDCVMIGSQSIQSREKVSLDGFTLIGKLKDNPVMAIPFELQSMLIHCDVRRTEACDDLPSRTSTDGTELQRSDGPSGPPGPAGVPGIDGIAGERGADGEDGPPGPDGDAGKPGSSGLPGIPGNDGLTGPVGDPGPDGLLGQKGEPGKPGPRGAAGVGPDGPPGPPGPGGLPGEVGKVGPPGAMGVRGPQGPRGPTGPRGAAGMLGSTDLCPNSCPPGTSGHPGLPGMKGHKGVKGEAGEPGKQGHKGEEGEQGGQGEVGAQGPTGPQGIRGAMGMMGPKGELGARGTDGVPGPQGVPGATGDQGQRGVMGEPGPKGEMGVQGTRGITGLPGPKGEAGLPGVDGREGIPGMPGSKGSVGKPGVPGEVGLQGLPGLPGSPGPKGFSGPKGDSGQPGIAGTMGPAGKTGERGEPGEVGPVGPIGEAGGIGEQGPSGPSGKPGARGHKGDLGLPGLPGPPGIPGVKGERGDRGEAGTKGEQGGQGDEGSPGDKGDVGEPGESGPKGDSGNPGESGKRGPEGSRGQPGIEGPSGTPGPRGMQGNRGPPGVRGSQGPAGKEPSDQHIKQVCMRVMQEQLAQLAASLRRPESGVAGLPGKPGPPGPPGPPGDNGFPGQAGTRGLPGLKGPPGLLGSKGPKGDMGDRGARGTTSRGPKGQPGPPGLPGEPGKPGYGREGRDGQRGPPGVPGQPGVPGPPGAAGPNGYCDPSACNLQAGAIQSLDVKGPAGN; encoded by the exons ATGGGTGGAGTCAAAAG AAATATCCTTCTGTATTCATTGTGCTGCTGCTACGTGATCCCAAAGTATCTTTGCACAGGACTGCATTCTCAGA CTGTGCGGCTTTCACCTCAAGTTGGCATTCATTTGGCACAACAATCCATGTGCCCACAGATAAATGTCGGGGGGGATCGTTTCCCAG GATTTTACATCATGTCCCAGTTCCACATTGCTGAGCTGGCAAGAAGGGGGAGAGTGAAAAAGGTCATTGGATCATCTCCTCAGCATGTTGCCTATCAAATAGGTCCAGCATTCAACTTCAGAATCAACACAAG ATCAGCTTATCCACGGGGACTGCCggaggagtttgtttttgtggccgTGCTGCGCATGAGTTCAAGgaacataaataaaaagtggaATATCTGGCAAATACAGGATGTGAATGGCAACGAGCAGCTGGCCATCGGACTCAACGGGGAGTCGAGGTCACTGGAGTTTACCTTCACAGTGCAGGGCAGTGGGAGGCAGACTGTGGTTTTCAGCCCCCAGGTTTCTCTTTTCAACGACCAGTGGCACAGAGTCCTGCTTGATGTCCGCAGGAGCTCCGTCACCCTTTTGGTTGACTGTGTCATGATTGGTTCCCAGAGCATACAGTCCCGGGAAAAAGTCAGTTTGGATGGGTTCACGTTGATTGGAAAACTTAAAGACAACCCAGTGATGGCAATTCCG TTTGAGCTCCAGTCGATGCTGATTCACTGCGACGTGAGGCGGACTGAGGCGTGTGATGATCTTCCATCCAGGACATCG ACTGATGGGACAGAGCTGCAG AGGAGTGACGGACCCTCTGGCCCTCCTGGACCTGCAGGTGTCCCAGGAATTGACGGGATTGCT GGGGAGAGGGGAGCAGACGGCGAGGACGGCCCTCCT GGACCTGATGGAGACGCTGGCAAACCCGGATCTTCAGGATTACCTGGAATTCCTGGAAATGAT GGTTTGACCGGCCCCGTTGGAGATCCCGGGCCTGACGGTCTACTTGGACAGAAA GGTGAACCTGGGAAACCTGGACCTCGTGGGGCAGCT GGTGTCGGGCCAGATGGACCCCCC GGACCGCCTGGGCCTGGAGGACTTCCGGGTGAAGTGGGAAAGGTCGGGCCCCCT GGGGCTATGGGTGTGAGAGGTCCACAGGGCCCTCGTGGACCAACTGGACCCAGA GGTGCAGCTGGAATGCTTGGCAGCACTGATCTG TGTCCAAATTCTTGTCCACCTGGGACATCTGGACATCCTGGCCTCCCTGGCATGAAG GGACACAAAGGTGTAAAAGGAGAAGCAGGAGAACCTGGCAAACAAGGACACAAG ggtgaggagggagagcagggaggTCAGGGAGAGGTTGGAGCCCAAGGACCAACG GGCCCTCAGGGAATTCGTGGAGCCATGGGAATGATGGGCCCTAAGGGAGAGTTG GGTGCTCGAGGTACTGATGGAGTCCCGGGTCCCCAGGGTGTCCCTGGAGCAACT ggggATCAAGGCCAGAGAGGTGTGATGGGTGAGCCTGGGCCCAAAGGCGAAATG GGTGTTCAAGGAACAAGAGGAATCACAGGTCTGCCAGGTCCCAAGGGAGAGGCT GGCTTACCAGGTGTGGACGGTCGTGAGGGTATTCCTGGGATGCCGGGATCCAAG gGAAGTGTTGGGAAGCCAGGTGTTCCTGGTGAGGTTGGACTTCAGGGGCTTCCT gGTTTGCCTGGCTCACCTGGACCAAAAGGCTTCAGCGGCCCTAAG GGAGATTCTGGTCAGCCAGGCATCGCTGGGACAATGGGACCTGCAGGCAAAACA GGTGAGCGCGGAGAACCGGGGGAGGTCGGACCTGTTGGACCGATCGGTGAAGCT GGAGGCATAGGAGAGCAAGGCCCGTCAGGACCATCCGGCAAGCCAGGTGCCAGG GGACACAAAGGCGATCTTGGTCTTCCTGGTCTCCCTGGTCCTCCTGGCATTCCTGGGGTGAAAGGAGAGCGG ggaGACCGTGGAGAAGCAGGAACCAAAGGAGAGCAG ggaGGACAAGGTGATGAAGGAAGCCCTGGAGACAAGGGGGATGTT GGGGAGCCGGGAGAATCTGGGCCTAAAGGAGAT AGTGGAAATCCAGGCGAGTCTGGCAAAAGAGGTCCCGAGGGAAGTCGAGGCCAGCCTGGCATTGAGGGGCCTTCTGGCACACCTGGACCCCGGGGCATGCAGGGGAACAGGGGGCCGCCTGGAGTCCGAGGGTCCCAGGGTCCTGCG ggCAAAGAGCCAAGTGACCAACACATCAAACAAGTCTGCATGCGCGTCATGCAAG AACAGCTCGCCCAGTTAGCAGCTAGTCTGAGGAGGCCGGAGTCTGGTGTGGCTGGTTTACCCGGGAAGCCTGGACCTCCAGGGCCTCCCGGACCTCCAGGAGACAATGGTTTCCCTGGGCAGGCTGGAACAAGAGGCCTTCCAGGACTCAAAGGGCCACCAGGACTTCTTGGAAGCAAAGGACCTAAAG GCGATATGGGTGACAGAGGGGCCAGAGGGACCACATCACGAGGACCTAAAGGCCAGCCGGGACCTCCTGGACTTCCTG GTGAGCCCGGAAAACCTGGCTACGGTCGGGAGGGTCGAGATGGGCAGAGGGGACCTCCTGGCGTTCCCGGACAGCCTGGTGTGCCCGGGCCTCCAGGTGCAGCTGGTCCTAATGGCTACTGTGACCCATCAGCCTGCAACCTCCAGGCGGGGGCCATCCAGTCCCTGGACGTGAAGGGACCTGCAGGAAACTAA
- the col9a1b gene encoding collagen, type IX, alpha 1b isoform X2 — MGGVKRNILLYSLCCCYVIPKYLCTGLHSQRFYIMSQFHIAELARRGRVKKVIGSSPQHVAYQIGPAFNFRINTRSAYPRGLPEEFVFVAVLRMSSRNINKKWNIWQIQDVNGNEQLAIGLNGESRSLEFTFTVQGSGRQTVVFSPQVSLFNDQWHRVLLDVRRSSVTLLVDCVMIGSQSIQSREKVSLDGFTLIGKLKDNPVMAIPFELQSMLIHCDVRRTEACDDLPSRTSTDGTELQRSDGPSGPPGPAGVPGIDGIAGERGADGEDGPPGPDGDAGKPGSSGLPGIPGNDGLTGPVGDPGPDGLLGQKGEPGKPGPRGAAGVGPDGPPGPPGPGGLPGEVGKVGPPGAMGVRGPQGPRGPTGPRGAAGMLGSTDLCPNSCPPGTSGHPGLPGMKGHKGVKGEAGEPGKQGHKGEEGEQGGQGEVGAQGPTGPQGIRGAMGMMGPKGELGARGTDGVPGPQGVPGATGDQGQRGVMGEPGPKGEMGVQGTRGITGLPGPKGEAGLPGVDGREGIPGMPGSKGSVGKPGVPGEVGLQGLPGLPGSPGPKGFSGPKGDSGQPGIAGTMGPAGKTGERGEPGEVGPVGPIGEAGGIGEQGPSGPSGKPGARGHKGDLGLPGLPGPPGIPGVKGERGDRGEAGTKGEQGGQGDEGSPGDKGDVGEPGESGPKGDSGNPGESGKRGPEGSRGQPGIEGPSGTPGPRGMQGNRGPPGVRGSQGPAGKEPSDQHIKQVCMRVMQEQLAQLAASLRRPESGVAGLPGKPGPPGPPGPPGDNGFPGQAGTRGLPGLKGPPGLLGSKGPKGDMGDRGARGTTSRGPKGQPGPPGLPGEPGKPGYGREGRDGQRGPPGVPGQPGVPGPPGAAGPNGYCDPSACNLQAGAIQSLDVKGPAGN; from the exons ATGGGTGGAGTCAAAAG AAATATCCTTCTGTATTCATTGTGCTGCTGCTACGTGATCCCAAAGTATCTTTGCACAGGACTGCATTCTCAGA GATTTTACATCATGTCCCAGTTCCACATTGCTGAGCTGGCAAGAAGGGGGAGAGTGAAAAAGGTCATTGGATCATCTCCTCAGCATGTTGCCTATCAAATAGGTCCAGCATTCAACTTCAGAATCAACACAAG ATCAGCTTATCCACGGGGACTGCCggaggagtttgtttttgtggccgTGCTGCGCATGAGTTCAAGgaacataaataaaaagtggaATATCTGGCAAATACAGGATGTGAATGGCAACGAGCAGCTGGCCATCGGACTCAACGGGGAGTCGAGGTCACTGGAGTTTACCTTCACAGTGCAGGGCAGTGGGAGGCAGACTGTGGTTTTCAGCCCCCAGGTTTCTCTTTTCAACGACCAGTGGCACAGAGTCCTGCTTGATGTCCGCAGGAGCTCCGTCACCCTTTTGGTTGACTGTGTCATGATTGGTTCCCAGAGCATACAGTCCCGGGAAAAAGTCAGTTTGGATGGGTTCACGTTGATTGGAAAACTTAAAGACAACCCAGTGATGGCAATTCCG TTTGAGCTCCAGTCGATGCTGATTCACTGCGACGTGAGGCGGACTGAGGCGTGTGATGATCTTCCATCCAGGACATCG ACTGATGGGACAGAGCTGCAG AGGAGTGACGGACCCTCTGGCCCTCCTGGACCTGCAGGTGTCCCAGGAATTGACGGGATTGCT GGGGAGAGGGGAGCAGACGGCGAGGACGGCCCTCCT GGACCTGATGGAGACGCTGGCAAACCCGGATCTTCAGGATTACCTGGAATTCCTGGAAATGAT GGTTTGACCGGCCCCGTTGGAGATCCCGGGCCTGACGGTCTACTTGGACAGAAA GGTGAACCTGGGAAACCTGGACCTCGTGGGGCAGCT GGTGTCGGGCCAGATGGACCCCCC GGACCGCCTGGGCCTGGAGGACTTCCGGGTGAAGTGGGAAAGGTCGGGCCCCCT GGGGCTATGGGTGTGAGAGGTCCACAGGGCCCTCGTGGACCAACTGGACCCAGA GGTGCAGCTGGAATGCTTGGCAGCACTGATCTG TGTCCAAATTCTTGTCCACCTGGGACATCTGGACATCCTGGCCTCCCTGGCATGAAG GGACACAAAGGTGTAAAAGGAGAAGCAGGAGAACCTGGCAAACAAGGACACAAG ggtgaggagggagagcagggaggTCAGGGAGAGGTTGGAGCCCAAGGACCAACG GGCCCTCAGGGAATTCGTGGAGCCATGGGAATGATGGGCCCTAAGGGAGAGTTG GGTGCTCGAGGTACTGATGGAGTCCCGGGTCCCCAGGGTGTCCCTGGAGCAACT ggggATCAAGGCCAGAGAGGTGTGATGGGTGAGCCTGGGCCCAAAGGCGAAATG GGTGTTCAAGGAACAAGAGGAATCACAGGTCTGCCAGGTCCCAAGGGAGAGGCT GGCTTACCAGGTGTGGACGGTCGTGAGGGTATTCCTGGGATGCCGGGATCCAAG gGAAGTGTTGGGAAGCCAGGTGTTCCTGGTGAGGTTGGACTTCAGGGGCTTCCT gGTTTGCCTGGCTCACCTGGACCAAAAGGCTTCAGCGGCCCTAAG GGAGATTCTGGTCAGCCAGGCATCGCTGGGACAATGGGACCTGCAGGCAAAACA GGTGAGCGCGGAGAACCGGGGGAGGTCGGACCTGTTGGACCGATCGGTGAAGCT GGAGGCATAGGAGAGCAAGGCCCGTCAGGACCATCCGGCAAGCCAGGTGCCAGG GGACACAAAGGCGATCTTGGTCTTCCTGGTCTCCCTGGTCCTCCTGGCATTCCTGGGGTGAAAGGAGAGCGG ggaGACCGTGGAGAAGCAGGAACCAAAGGAGAGCAG ggaGGACAAGGTGATGAAGGAAGCCCTGGAGACAAGGGGGATGTT GGGGAGCCGGGAGAATCTGGGCCTAAAGGAGAT AGTGGAAATCCAGGCGAGTCTGGCAAAAGAGGTCCCGAGGGAAGTCGAGGCCAGCCTGGCATTGAGGGGCCTTCTGGCACACCTGGACCCCGGGGCATGCAGGGGAACAGGGGGCCGCCTGGAGTCCGAGGGTCCCAGGGTCCTGCG ggCAAAGAGCCAAGTGACCAACACATCAAACAAGTCTGCATGCGCGTCATGCAAG AACAGCTCGCCCAGTTAGCAGCTAGTCTGAGGAGGCCGGAGTCTGGTGTGGCTGGTTTACCCGGGAAGCCTGGACCTCCAGGGCCTCCCGGACCTCCAGGAGACAATGGTTTCCCTGGGCAGGCTGGAACAAGAGGCCTTCCAGGACTCAAAGGGCCACCAGGACTTCTTGGAAGCAAAGGACCTAAAG GCGATATGGGTGACAGAGGGGCCAGAGGGACCACATCACGAGGACCTAAAGGCCAGCCGGGACCTCCTGGACTTCCTG GTGAGCCCGGAAAACCTGGCTACGGTCGGGAGGGTCGAGATGGGCAGAGGGGACCTCCTGGCGTTCCCGGACAGCCTGGTGTGCCCGGGCCTCCAGGTGCAGCTGGTCCTAATGGCTACTGTGACCCATCAGCCTGCAACCTCCAGGCGGGGGCCATCCAGTCCCTGGACGTGAAGGGACCTGCAGGAAACTAA